From Candoia aspera isolate rCanAsp1 chromosome 4, rCanAsp1.hap2, whole genome shotgun sequence, a single genomic window includes:
- the TAC1 gene encoding protachykinin-1 isoform X1, whose amino-acid sequence MKFLLLLAALFLASAQAMGEDLEDQNELSYWADWSDGGEQNQEKLPLPFEHFLQRIARRPRPQQFYGLMGKRDAGYSPLSHKRHKTDSFVGLMGKRSLNSGSSEWSAPQMFERRRK is encoded by the exons ATGAAGTTCCTGTTGCTTTTGGCCGCACTCTTCCTTGCATCCGCGCAAGCCATGGGGGAAGATCTGGAAGACCAAAATGAGCTGAGCTACTGGGCGGATTGGTCCGACGGCGGCGAGCAGAACCAG GAAAAGTTGCCTTTACCCTTTGAACACTTTCTTCAGAGAATTGCCAGGAGACCCAGACCTCAGCAGTTCTATGGCTTAATGGGCAAGCGAGATGCTG GATATAGCCCTCTCTCCCACAAAA gacATAAAACAGACTCATTTGTTGGACTCATGGGCAAAAGATCTTTAAATTCTG GATCTTCTGAATGGAGTGCACCACAAATGTTTGAAAGGAGACGCAAATGA
- the TAC1 gene encoding protachykinin-1 isoform X2: protein MKFLLLLAALFLASAQAMGEDLEDQNELSYWADWSDGGEQNQEKLPLPFEHFLQRIARRPRPQQFYGLMGKRDAGYSPLSHKRSSEWSAPQMFERRRK from the exons ATGAAGTTCCTGTTGCTTTTGGCCGCACTCTTCCTTGCATCCGCGCAAGCCATGGGGGAAGATCTGGAAGACCAAAATGAGCTGAGCTACTGGGCGGATTGGTCCGACGGCGGCGAGCAGAACCAG GAAAAGTTGCCTTTACCCTTTGAACACTTTCTTCAGAGAATTGCCAGGAGACCCAGACCTCAGCAGTTCTATGGCTTAATGGGCAAGCGAGATGCTG GATATAGCCCTCTCTCCCACAAAA GATCTTCTGAATGGAGTGCACCACAAATGTTTGAAAGGAGACGCAAATGA